A genomic segment from Polyangium mundeleinium encodes:
- a CDS encoding response regulator: MSGDFVLVVDADLSAYRALVEGLPSDTYDVVSAATARAGFNVACALEPHVIVASLDLPDADALELASVIRGHDTRVAYTPLVVLTTSDDESTRLAVLASGADVVLSAPIDPAELVAQVNAMIAMGERIRELERGQSILPPASDGESFAVLGDPTKMSIASVLGALELEQRSGELRFSSTTSPSRLAMSIASGVIIGGTLDQASISPLEALKAALTWSGTQFGFVPRELMPAPAGAQQLGALLIAAFNETEPSDRLAHEIEASQRLFSETAASLKLTESIAGLRAAASLRFGETASGLRLEDTAAGRRFLRDTAAGLRLGSTIAGARLAESVAGLKPADTAAGIRMGTTTSGKVAPAPTLTTPTTAELTSTLTSFDQRTTPTPTQPPSERSSTRMRTTPKPDLSAEKAAMRGTLRGLEVEQVIKSSRGGS; encoded by the coding sequence ATGTCGGGCGATTTCGTGCTCGTCGTGGATGCGGATCTCTCCGCTTACCGGGCGCTCGTCGAGGGGCTGCCGTCCGATACGTATGACGTCGTCTCGGCCGCCACGGCGCGGGCCGGATTCAACGTGGCCTGCGCCCTCGAACCCCACGTGATCGTGGCCTCGCTGGATCTACCCGACGCCGACGCGCTGGAGCTCGCCTCGGTGATCCGCGGCCACGATACGCGCGTCGCCTACACGCCGCTCGTCGTCCTGACCACGTCGGACGACGAATCCACGCGCCTCGCCGTGCTTGCCAGCGGCGCCGACGTCGTGCTCTCCGCCCCCATCGATCCCGCCGAGCTCGTCGCCCAGGTGAACGCCATGATCGCCATGGGCGAGCGAATCCGCGAGCTCGAACGCGGCCAGTCGATCCTGCCCCCCGCGAGCGACGGCGAGTCCTTCGCGGTCCTCGGCGACCCGACGAAAATGTCGATCGCCAGCGTGCTCGGCGCCCTCGAGCTGGAACAACGGAGCGGCGAGCTGCGCTTCTCCAGCACGACGAGCCCGAGCCGCCTCGCCATGTCCATCGCCTCCGGCGTGATCATCGGCGGGACGCTCGATCAGGCGAGCATCTCCCCGCTCGAAGCCCTCAAGGCGGCGCTCACGTGGTCAGGGACACAGTTTGGCTTCGTGCCGCGGGAGTTGATGCCGGCGCCGGCAGGCGCGCAGCAGCTCGGGGCGCTGCTCATCGCAGCGTTCAACGAGACCGAGCCGAGCGATCGGCTGGCGCACGAGATCGAGGCAAGCCAGCGGCTCTTCAGCGAGACGGCGGCGAGCCTGAAGCTGACGGAGTCGATCGCGGGGCTGCGCGCGGCGGCGAGCCTCCGGTTCGGCGAGACGGCGTCGGGGCTCCGGCTCGAAGATACGGCGGCGGGGCGGAGGTTCCTGCGCGACACGGCAGCGGGGCTGCGGCTCGGGAGCACGATCGCGGGGGCGCGGCTCGCGGAGTCGGTCGCGGGGCTCAAGCCCGCGGACACGGCGGCCGGGATCCGCATGGGCACCACGACGAGCGGCAAGGTCGCGCCCGCGCCGACGCTGACGACGCCGACGACCGCCGAGCTCACGAGCACGCTGACGAGCTTCGATCAACGCACGACGCCCACGCCGACGCAGCCCCCGTCCGAGCGGTCGTCCACGCGCATGCGCACCACCCCGAAGCCCGACCTCTCCGCCGAGAAGGCGGCCATGCGAGGCACCCTCCGCGGGCTCGAGGTCGAGCAGGTGATCAAGTCGTCACGAGGCGGGAGCTAG
- a CDS encoding YbjN domain-containing protein, translating to MDVETVRGWLERLDYEVKDEGPKTLRVFPRRPGNESLPPYFIQCSEHWLMLSLLPVLSSRIQPSPELPRRLLLLNRDMRIAKFAQGNQGEVVLCAELPTESLDFPEFADATERLVKYFHHYHDYLASP from the coding sequence ATGGACGTCGAGACGGTCCGCGGTTGGCTCGAGAGGCTCGATTACGAGGTCAAGGACGAAGGTCCGAAGACGCTGCGCGTCTTCCCGCGGCGGCCCGGCAACGAGTCGCTCCCCCCCTACTTCATTCAGTGCAGCGAGCACTGGCTCATGCTCTCGCTCCTGCCCGTGCTCTCCTCGCGCATCCAGCCCTCGCCGGAGCTGCCGCGCCGGCTCCTGCTCCTGAACCGCGACATGCGCATCGCGAAGTTCGCCCAAGGCAACCAGGGCGAAGTGGTGCTTTGCGCGGAGCTACCGACCGAATCGCTCGACTTTCCGGAGTTCGCCGACGCGACCGAGCGGCTGGTGAAGTATTTTCACCACTATCACGATTACCTCGCGTCGCCCTGA
- a CDS encoding protoporphyrinogen/coproporphyrinogen oxidase — protein sequence MIRSPRTPVAILGAGLTGMSASFHLGRAGAPHRLFERLGRPGGHAITLEDEGYRFDRTGHLLHLRDPDLRALALDWIGDDWIEVERRSRIWSHGTYTRYPFQANTFGLPPEIAYECLHGFVRAHHNPDKPAPKNFEEFCLQHFGEGISKHFMIPYNTRLWGVSPREITAAWCSRFVPLPKLEDVLAGAVGLNDRELGYNTRFVYPRLGIGKLAEGMAKSLPTRIELGRAPASIDFQARELHFEDETVPYDVLVSTAPLPVLVERLAGAPANVVEAARRLRCTHLYYLDVALDGPCGEPLHWVYVPEEKYPFYRVGCYSNFSDAMAPPGKASLYVELADRSEPDLPALLPRVAEGLTEMRLIDSPKQIRFARVRRIDHAYVIFDHAYFESLEVVLPFLEENGIVTAGRYGGWNYSSMEDALRFGRDAATKVISSLGGGAAKEP from the coding sequence ATGATTCGTTCTCCCCGCACCCCCGTCGCGATCCTGGGCGCTGGCTTGACTGGCATGTCGGCGTCGTTCCACCTCGGCCGCGCGGGCGCGCCGCATCGCCTCTTCGAGCGGCTCGGCCGGCCGGGCGGGCATGCGATCACCCTGGAGGACGAGGGGTACCGCTTCGATCGAACGGGCCACCTCCTGCACCTGCGCGACCCGGATCTGCGCGCGCTCGCGCTCGACTGGATCGGCGACGACTGGATCGAGGTCGAGCGCCGCTCGCGCATCTGGTCGCACGGCACCTACACCCGCTATCCCTTCCAGGCGAACACCTTTGGCCTCCCGCCCGAGATCGCCTACGAGTGCCTGCACGGGTTCGTCCGGGCGCACCACAACCCCGACAAACCCGCGCCGAAGAACTTCGAGGAATTTTGCCTCCAGCATTTCGGCGAGGGGATCAGCAAGCATTTCATGATCCCCTACAACACGCGGCTTTGGGGCGTCTCGCCGCGAGAGATCACGGCCGCGTGGTGCTCGCGGTTCGTGCCTCTGCCGAAGCTCGAAGACGTGCTCGCGGGCGCGGTGGGCCTGAACGACCGGGAGCTCGGGTACAACACGCGGTTCGTCTATCCGCGGCTCGGCATCGGCAAGCTCGCCGAAGGCATGGCGAAGAGCCTGCCCACGCGAATCGAGCTTGGCCGGGCGCCCGCGTCGATCGATTTTCAGGCGCGCGAACTCCATTTCGAAGACGAGACCGTCCCGTACGACGTGCTCGTCTCTACAGCGCCCTTGCCCGTGCTCGTCGAGCGCCTCGCCGGCGCGCCGGCGAACGTCGTGGAAGCGGCGCGGCGCCTGCGCTGCACGCACCTGTATTACCTCGACGTCGCGCTCGACGGCCCTTGCGGAGAGCCTCTCCACTGGGTGTACGTGCCCGAGGAAAAATATCCGTTTTACCGGGTCGGCTGTTACTCGAACTTTTCCGATGCCATGGCCCCGCCCGGCAAAGCGAGTCTTTACGTGGAGCTCGCGGACCGAAGCGAGCCGGACCTCCCGGCGCTCTTGCCCCGCGTCGCCGAGGGCCTCACCGAGATGCGGCTCATCGATTCGCCGAAGCAGATCCGCTTCGCCCGGGTCCGCCGCATCGACCACGCGTACGTGATCTTCGACCACGCGTATTTCGAATCACTCGAGGTCGTCTTGCCGTTCCTCGAAGAAAACGGCATCGTGACCGCGGGCCGCTACGGCGGATGGAATTACTCGTCGATGGAGGACGCTCTGCGTTTCGGCCGTGACGCCGCAACGAAGGTGATTTCCTCCCTCGGCGGAGGGGCGGCGAAGGAGCCCTGA
- a CDS encoding formylglycine-generating enzyme family protein → MKFPGNETSFALLCALAALAGCTSGGGGSSTGSADGGPPVVLSPKGKVLEAAENQADPDAGASKAEAAKSERVDIPGGALVAGSTPGDKGRDPVLEPAELEVKLGDYAIDRYLYPNDPTKPPLTGVSRAKAAELCEQTGGRLCTELEWERACKGPEGTTYAGSASWDPKCAKEPASCASGFGVLGMGAAHREWTASEVLPIEDMQPRAAAVRGARGSAVGPDHRCAHRTAIDPGASGEDLAFRCCRGAPNAATIPSPQWEQTYRRVELPAKELAEMFASVPALSTLDREITYFKEPDDVNVVLARGDAGAPPQNTVLTTSPLLWNPVPGEQIVVLAGRAAKDSFVVAFYRLPGDRYRIASTLVLKDEKGPIALGFNGYVRKRLFWATCWDCRGESGNVTYRDDGRVVITQK, encoded by the coding sequence ATGAAATTCCCGGGAAACGAGACCTCCTTCGCGCTCCTCTGCGCCCTCGCCGCGCTCGCGGGCTGCACCTCGGGCGGAGGCGGCTCCTCCACGGGCAGCGCGGACGGCGGGCCGCCCGTCGTGCTCTCGCCGAAGGGCAAGGTGCTCGAAGCCGCCGAGAACCAGGCCGATCCGGACGCCGGCGCCTCGAAGGCCGAGGCCGCGAAGAGCGAACGCGTCGACATCCCCGGCGGCGCCCTCGTCGCCGGCTCGACCCCAGGCGACAAGGGGCGTGATCCCGTGCTCGAACCCGCCGAGCTGGAGGTGAAGCTCGGCGACTACGCGATCGATCGGTACCTCTACCCGAACGACCCGACGAAGCCGCCGCTCACAGGCGTGTCGCGCGCGAAGGCGGCCGAGCTCTGCGAGCAAACGGGCGGGCGGCTCTGCACGGAGCTCGAATGGGAGCGCGCCTGCAAGGGGCCCGAGGGGACGACGTACGCAGGGAGCGCCTCGTGGGATCCGAAATGCGCGAAGGAGCCGGCCTCGTGCGCGTCAGGCTTCGGCGTGCTCGGCATGGGCGCGGCGCACCGGGAATGGACGGCGAGCGAGGTGCTGCCGATCGAGGACATGCAGCCACGCGCGGCGGCCGTGCGCGGGGCGCGGGGGAGCGCCGTCGGGCCGGATCATCGGTGCGCGCATCGGACCGCGATCGATCCGGGCGCGAGCGGGGAGGACCTGGCTTTCCGTTGCTGCCGCGGCGCCCCGAACGCGGCCACGATCCCGTCGCCGCAATGGGAGCAGACCTACCGGCGCGTGGAGCTGCCGGCGAAGGAGCTCGCGGAGATGTTCGCCTCGGTGCCGGCGCTCTCGACGCTCGACCGGGAGATCACGTACTTCAAGGAGCCCGACGACGTGAACGTGGTGCTCGCCCGGGGCGACGCGGGCGCGCCGCCGCAGAACACGGTGCTCACGACGTCGCCGCTGCTCTGGAACCCGGTGCCCGGCGAGCAGATCGTGGTCCTCGCGGGCCGCGCCGCGAAGGATTCGTTCGTCGTGGCCTTTTATCGATTGCCGGGGGATCGATACCGCATCGCCTCGACGCTCGTGCTGAAAGACGAAAAAGGCCCGATCGCGCTCGGCTTCAATGGATATGTGCGCAAACGTTTGTTCTGGGCGACGTGCTGGGATTGTCGCGGCGAATCAGGAAACGTGACCTATCGCGACGACGGGCGCGTCGTGATCACGCAGAAGTGA
- a CDS encoding aconitase family protein, whose product MPIPRRTSVRPSGRILYLTEDPETLRAQLGGGSIEFDPERHALVNNISTDELTPGWVCYYYDETLARYCLVGLRGGLIERDSIKNGGFGVIVSGRSKGCGSSRETAPYSEREAGIQIVVAKSIEKIYGQNCQNIGLLTTTDFSVLDRVQRGEEIPISEFTRGLDPISRDVVEYGGLFTYNKARLAGEVSPPTLDTPARPMTLCEKILASRAIIDAKTGAIGVKAVKPGDSLFVRTDVRFSHEYVTPMAESLFRAGFGPDAKVEAPESVFAFRDHLTFLDLVMSDAHKKMGLKEQAASLATVQETFTQKHRVKLYGEVVRDGKTVGSEAICHNKVIEEIALPGQVVAGTDSHTCMAGALGCFAFGVGSTDMANAWLTRDIRVAVPESARFNLHGKLRPGVTAKDVMLYLLSQPFWKSGEGIGKVLEFAGDGVRAMGLDERATLTNMAVEAGGFTGIIEADEVVVEYLVKQRGLDADAVRAQIVRADEGATYMAVFDVDLGAIEPMVATPGDPRNGVPLRSLAEVAGGDVKINVAYGGSCTGGKKADMDMYAEVLRAAVAQGKRVADGVHLYIQFGSQDIRRYAEQKGYIEIFQRAGAELVDPSCGACIKAGPGVSFTADEVTVSAINRNFPGRSGPGKVYLASPLVVAASAIAGRIVEPAAIA is encoded by the coding sequence ATGCCCATCCCCCGTCGCACATCGGTCCGCCCGAGCGGACGCATCCTGTACCTGACCGAGGATCCCGAGACGCTGCGCGCGCAGCTCGGCGGAGGCTCGATCGAGTTCGACCCCGAGCGCCACGCCCTCGTGAACAACATCTCGACCGACGAGCTCACGCCCGGCTGGGTTTGTTACTACTACGACGAGACGCTCGCCCGGTACTGCCTGGTCGGCCTGCGCGGCGGGCTCATCGAGCGCGACTCCATCAAGAACGGCGGCTTCGGCGTGATCGTCAGCGGCCGCTCGAAGGGCTGCGGCTCGTCACGCGAGACGGCGCCGTACTCCGAGCGCGAGGCGGGCATCCAGATCGTCGTCGCCAAGAGCATCGAGAAGATCTACGGGCAGAACTGCCAGAACATCGGCCTGCTCACGACCACGGATTTCAGCGTGCTCGACCGCGTCCAGCGCGGCGAGGAGATCCCGATCTCCGAGTTCACGCGCGGGCTCGACCCGATCAGCCGTGACGTCGTCGAGTACGGGGGCCTGTTCACGTACAACAAGGCGCGCCTCGCCGGTGAGGTCTCGCCGCCGACGCTCGACACCCCGGCGCGGCCGATGACGCTCTGCGAGAAGATCCTCGCCTCGCGCGCGATCATCGACGCGAAGACGGGCGCGATCGGCGTGAAAGCGGTCAAGCCCGGCGACTCGCTCTTCGTGCGCACCGACGTCCGCTTCTCGCACGAGTACGTCACGCCGATGGCGGAGTCGCTCTTCCGCGCCGGCTTCGGCCCCGACGCGAAGGTCGAGGCGCCGGAGAGCGTCTTCGCGTTCCGCGATCACCTCACGTTCCTCGACCTCGTGATGTCCGATGCGCACAAGAAGATGGGCCTCAAGGAGCAGGCCGCCTCGCTCGCCACGGTGCAGGAGACGTTTACCCAAAAGCACCGCGTCAAGCTCTACGGCGAGGTCGTGCGCGACGGAAAGACCGTCGGATCCGAGGCGATCTGCCACAACAAGGTGATCGAGGAGATCGCCCTGCCCGGGCAGGTCGTGGCGGGCACGGACTCGCACACGTGCATGGCCGGCGCGCTCGGTTGCTTCGCGTTCGGCGTCGGCTCGACCGACATGGCGAACGCCTGGCTCACGCGTGACATCCGCGTCGCCGTGCCCGAGTCGGCGCGCTTCAACCTGCACGGGAAGCTCCGGCCCGGCGTCACCGCCAAGGACGTGATGCTCTACCTGCTCTCGCAGCCGTTCTGGAAGAGCGGCGAGGGCATCGGCAAGGTGCTGGAGTTCGCGGGTGATGGCGTGCGCGCGATGGGGCTCGACGAGCGCGCGACGCTCACGAACATGGCCGTCGAGGCCGGCGGCTTCACGGGCATCATCGAGGCCGACGAGGTCGTGGTCGAGTACCTGGTCAAGCAACGTGGCCTCGACGCGGACGCCGTGCGCGCGCAGATCGTGCGGGCCGACGAAGGCGCGACGTACATGGCGGTCTTCGACGTCGACCTCGGCGCGATCGAGCCGATGGTCGCGACCCCGGGCGACCCGCGCAACGGCGTGCCTCTGCGCTCGCTTGCCGAGGTCGCGGGCGGCGACGTGAAGATCAACGTGGCGTACGGCGGCTCGTGCACGGGCGGCAAGAAGGCGGACATGGACATGTACGCCGAGGTGCTCCGGGCCGCGGTCGCGCAAGGGAAGCGCGTCGCCGACGGCGTGCACCTCTACATCCAGTTCGGCTCGCAGGACATCCGCCGCTATGCCGAGCAGAAGGGCTACATCGAGATCTTCCAGCGCGCGGGCGCCGAGCTCGTCGACCCTTCGTGCGGCGCGTGCATCAAGGCCGGGCCGGGTGTCTCGTTCACTGCGGACGAAGTCACGGTCTCCGCGATCAACCGCAACTTCCCCGGGCGATCGGGCCCTGGAAAGGTCTACCTCGCGAGCCCGCTCGTGGTCGCCGCGAGCGCGATCGCCGGGCGAATCGTCGAGCCTGCGGCGATCGCCTAG
- a CDS encoding sensor histidine kinase — MSDPGGDASLEELMAVMAHDLNNPIAALITNLSFVESSLAPGTGTEAAEALADAQMLCDVLRRLTGNLDLVARRGGPPSGAASACDLVLFGREAIGRLGKQAAAAEVDLLLDSALRHGEVMVRCDRGLCARAIDNLIAFGIERAAPRTALVLSAARDGAEARVEVRYTPRSYHTVDPPPTGAPPAQRRRYIQAAYGRGLSLYCVRVAATLLGGRVDTTHEEDGRARLCLVASCPEER; from the coding sequence ATGTCCGACCCGGGCGGTGATGCATCTCTCGAGGAGTTGATGGCCGTGATGGCCCACGACCTCAACAACCCCATCGCCGCGCTGATCACGAACCTGAGTTTCGTTGAAAGCTCGCTCGCGCCGGGGACGGGCACGGAGGCGGCCGAGGCGCTGGCCGACGCGCAGATGCTCTGCGACGTCTTGCGGCGCCTCACCGGCAACCTCGACCTCGTGGCGCGGCGAGGCGGGCCTCCCTCGGGCGCGGCCTCGGCGTGTGATCTCGTCCTGTTCGGGCGGGAGGCGATCGGCCGGCTCGGCAAGCAGGCTGCGGCGGCGGAGGTCGATCTCCTCCTGGATTCGGCGCTCCGGCACGGCGAGGTGATGGTGCGGTGTGATCGCGGGCTCTGCGCGCGGGCGATCGACAACCTCATCGCGTTCGGGATCGAGCGTGCGGCGCCGCGGACGGCCCTCGTCCTTTCGGCGGCGCGGGACGGGGCCGAGGCGCGCGTCGAGGTCCGTTACACGCCGCGGTCGTACCACACGGTGGATCCGCCGCCCACGGGCGCGCCGCCGGCGCAACGTCGGAGGTACATCCAGGCGGCGTACGGCCGGGGGCTCTCGCTCTACTGCGTCCGTGTCGCGGCGACGTTGCTCGGCGGTCGGGTCGACACGACGCACGAGGAGGATGGCCGGGCGCGGCTCTGTCTCGTCGCATCTTGCCCGGAAGAACGCTAG
- a CDS encoding glycosyltransferase family 2 protein has product MDPRISIVIPVYNEEAILHAAVVDLRERLRPFDWSYEIVLAENGSRDRTVEIAAELAAKYPEVRFFSFGEPNYGGALRRGIVEEARGEIIICDEIDLCDADFHRRAVERLDAGSVDMVIGSKLLDGSADERPLARHAASIFYNGLLRVTLGFQGTDTHGLKAFTRRTLLPIARACVVEKDVFASEFVIRAYRAGLSIEEIPVRVKEKRPPSINLVKRVPNVLKSLAKLTWAIRIKG; this is encoded by the coding sequence ATGGATCCCCGGATATCGATCGTCATCCCGGTCTACAACGAGGAGGCCATCCTGCACGCCGCGGTCGTCGACCTGCGCGAGCGGCTGCGCCCCTTCGATTGGTCCTACGAGATCGTCCTCGCCGAGAATGGCTCGCGCGACCGCACGGTCGAGATCGCTGCCGAGCTCGCCGCGAAATACCCCGAGGTCCGCTTCTTCTCGTTCGGCGAGCCGAACTACGGCGGCGCCCTCCGGCGCGGCATCGTCGAGGAAGCGCGCGGCGAGATCATCATCTGCGACGAAATCGACCTCTGCGACGCTGATTTCCACCGCCGCGCCGTCGAGCGCCTCGACGCCGGCTCCGTCGACATGGTGATCGGCTCCAAACTCCTCGACGGCTCGGCAGACGAGCGCCCTCTCGCCCGCCACGCGGCCAGCATTTTCTACAACGGCCTGCTCCGCGTGACGCTCGGCTTCCAGGGCACGGACACACATGGACTCAAGGCGTTCACGCGGCGAACGCTCCTGCCGATCGCGCGCGCGTGTGTCGTCGAGAAGGACGTCTTCGCGAGCGAGTTCGTGATCCGCGCCTACCGCGCGGGCCTCTCGATCGAGGAGATCCCCGTCCGCGTGAAGGAAAAGCGTCCACCCTCGATCAACCTCGTCAAGCGCGTGCCGAACGTGCTGAAGAGCCTCGCGAAGCTCACCTGGGCGATCCGGATCAAGGGCTAG
- a CDS encoding alpha/beta fold hydrolase, whose translation MTTSSLPPPSSGSAPQTASFATAPDTTRLFVRRRRGPSDLTVLLSDGIACDGFIWKYLWDDLSSVSSVAHWNYRGHGRSSLPADPKRIELVDHARDLDTVRCAVADPEVVLVGHSMGCQVSLEAYRLRPEKVRALVLICGAPGRITHTFKGTDVLAQMLPKLIARVDAHPEIVRALWGRVPAEAALRLAMLTGEIDRSIRPEDVMPYLKHMVDIDVSMFLRMLRSAGDHSAADLLPKVTVPVLVIAGDRDTFTPPRYAEEMAATLPHGELLMVNGGSHAVPIERPDLVRDRIQRFLRERVLA comes from the coding sequence TTGACGACGAGCAGTTTGCCCCCTCCTTCGAGCGGGAGCGCCCCCCAGACCGCCTCGTTCGCCACCGCCCCCGACACGACACGCCTCTTCGTGCGGCGAAGGCGGGGCCCCTCGGATCTCACGGTTCTGCTCTCCGACGGGATCGCCTGCGACGGCTTCATCTGGAAGTACCTGTGGGACGACCTCTCCTCCGTATCCAGCGTCGCCCACTGGAACTACCGCGGCCACGGCCGTAGCAGCCTGCCCGCCGACCCCAAGCGCATCGAGCTCGTCGACCACGCGCGCGACCTCGACACGGTTCGGTGCGCCGTTGCCGACCCCGAGGTCGTGCTCGTGGGCCATTCGATGGGCTGCCAGGTCTCGCTCGAGGCCTACCGGCTCCGGCCCGAGAAGGTGCGCGCGCTCGTCCTGATTTGCGGCGCCCCGGGGCGGATCACCCACACGTTCAAGGGCACCGACGTGCTCGCGCAGATGCTGCCGAAGCTCATCGCGCGCGTCGACGCCCACCCCGAGATCGTGCGGGCGTTGTGGGGAAGGGTGCCGGCCGAGGCGGCCCTGCGCCTGGCGATGCTCACGGGCGAGATCGATCGGTCCATCCGTCCCGAGGACGTGATGCCGTACCTCAAGCACATGGTCGACATCGACGTGTCCATGTTCCTGCGGATGCTCCGGTCCGCCGGGGATCATTCGGCCGCGGACCTTTTGCCGAAGGTGACCGTGCCCGTGCTCGTGATCGCGGGGGATCGCGATACCTTCACGCCGCCCCGGTACGCCGAGGAGATGGCCGCCACGCTGCCGCATGGAGAGCTGCTCATGGTGAACGGCGGCTCCCACGCCGTGCCCATCGAGCGCCCCGATCTCGTGCGCGACCGGATCCAGCGCTTTTTGCGCGAACGCGTGCTCGCGTGA
- a CDS encoding TIGR04563 family protein: MNDKDTLAKNNEASKTDKRKQSLYFPESMLQEIKEEAARLDRSLSWVVQRAWKLARLEIKKLPSVNEVGEGEEDLGD, translated from the coding sequence ATGAACGACAAAGACACGCTGGCGAAGAACAACGAGGCGTCGAAGACCGACAAAAGGAAGCAAAGTCTCTACTTTCCGGAGTCGATGCTCCAGGAGATCAAGGAAGAAGCGGCGCGGCTCGATCGGTCTTTGTCGTGGGTGGTCCAGCGCGCTTGGAAGCTCGCCCGGCTTGAAATCAAAAAGCTTCCGAGCGTGAACGAGGTCGGCGAAGGCGAAGAGGATCTCGGCGATTGA
- a CDS encoding N-acyl-D-amino-acid deacylase family protein: MTDEFDLVVRGGDVIDGTGRPRFAADVGIKEGRVAALTVPGVIAGKETLDARGFVVAPGFVDIHSHADWLLPLDDHGEILAPMLRQGVTSLVVGNCGHSLAPVTKDSTRLADVSSEILRDRAFPYTWRSTAEMLDAIEGRGVAFNVAFLAGHGTIRQSVMGNAPRAPAPGELGALRRATRDALREGAFGLSAGLAYKPGVFAKSDELASLCNVVAEEGAIFTVHGRAYVWISPFYKPMLLGAPHNVRSVDELVTAAKRGGARLQLSHQIFIGRRTWRTYPTVLRRIEEAVASGVDVAFDAFPYTVGNTTINAILPAWVLDHFEERIRDPKVLARLRREFAMFRLALGLDWSDITVTWGGGKASLEPLEGLDIAAIARRLGVSPFDAYVHVSRESSGAARVLIGTYSGDDSDEEPLRAVLSHRLCAFETDAILTRRGRFHNPASFGTFPRVLGRYSRDLGLFSLEEAVRRMTSFPAERVGLPGIGRLAPGYAADLVLFDPLRVGEGGPNAVPVGIDKVVLGGHVVVDRGATRLDRPRGRVLRRR; encoded by the coding sequence ATGACCGACGAATTCGACCTCGTGGTGCGCGGCGGCGACGTCATCGACGGCACGGGCAGGCCACGCTTCGCGGCCGACGTCGGCATCAAGGAAGGCCGCGTCGCGGCGCTGACAGTCCCCGGCGTGATCGCGGGCAAGGAGACGCTCGACGCCCGCGGTTTCGTGGTCGCGCCCGGCTTCGTCGACATCCACTCGCATGCGGATTGGCTGCTGCCGCTCGACGATCACGGCGAGATCCTCGCGCCGATGCTGCGTCAGGGCGTGACCTCGCTCGTCGTGGGCAACTGCGGCCACTCGCTCGCGCCGGTCACGAAAGATTCCACGCGCCTCGCCGACGTTTCCTCGGAGATCCTGCGCGACCGCGCATTCCCCTACACGTGGCGCTCGACGGCCGAGATGCTCGACGCGATCGAGGGCCGCGGCGTCGCCTTCAACGTGGCGTTCCTCGCGGGCCACGGGACGATCCGTCAATCGGTCATGGGCAACGCGCCCCGCGCGCCCGCGCCGGGCGAGCTCGGCGCGCTCCGGCGCGCCACGCGCGACGCCTTGCGGGAAGGCGCCTTCGGCCTCTCCGCGGGCCTCGCCTACAAGCCGGGCGTCTTCGCGAAATCGGACGAGCTCGCCTCGCTCTGCAACGTCGTCGCCGAGGAAGGCGCGATCTTCACGGTGCACGGCCGCGCCTACGTGTGGATCTCGCCTTTCTACAAGCCGATGCTCCTCGGCGCGCCGCACAACGTGCGCTCCGTCGACGAGCTCGTCACCGCGGCGAAGCGCGGCGGCGCGCGCCTCCAGCTCTCGCACCAGATCTTCATCGGCCGCCGCACCTGGCGCACCTATCCCACCGTGCTCCGGCGCATCGAGGAGGCCGTCGCTTCCGGCGTCGACGTCGCCTTCGACGCGTTCCCCTACACCGTCGGCAACACGACCATCAACGCGATCCTGCCCGCGTGGGTGCTCGACCATTTCGAGGAGCGCATCCGTGATCCCAAGGTCCTCGCGCGCCTCCGTCGCGAGTTCGCGATGTTCCGCCTCGCGCTCGGCCTCGACTGGTCCGACATCACCGTCACCTGGGGCGGCGGCAAAGCCTCGCTCGAACCGCTCGAAGGCCTCGACATCGCCGCGATCGCGCGCCGCCTCGGCGTCTCGCCCTTCGACGCGTACGTCCACGTCTCGCGCGAGAGCTCGGGCGCGGCGCGCGTGCTCATCGGCACCTACTCGGGCGACGACAGCGACGAAGAACCACTCCGCGCCGTCCTCTCGCATCGGCTCTGCGCCTTCGAAACCGACGCGATCCTCACGCGCCGCGGCCGCTTCCACAACCCCGCCTCCTTCGGCACCTTCCCCCGCGTCCTCGGCCGTTACAGCCGCGATCTCGGCCTCTTCTCGCTCGAAGAGGCCGTCCGCCGCATGACCTCCTTCCCGGCCGAGCGCGTGGGCCTGCCGGGCATCGGCCGCCTCGCGCCTGGGTATGCGGCCGATCTCGTGCTCTTCGATCCTCTCCGCGTCGGTGAAGGGGGCCCGAACGCGGTGCCCGTCGGCATCGACAAGGTCGTCCTTGGCGGCCACGTCGTCGTGGATCGTGGCGCGACGCGGCTCGACCGGCCGCGCGGTCGCGTCTTGCGCCGGCGCTAG